The following coding sequences lie in one Arachis ipaensis cultivar K30076 chromosome B05, Araip1.1, whole genome shotgun sequence genomic window:
- the LOC107642159 gene encoding myb-related protein 305-like, whose product MDKKPCNSSQDPEVRKGPWTVEEDLILINYIANHGEGVWNSLAKAAGLKRTGKSCRLRWLNYLRPDVRRGNITPEEQLLIMELHAKWGNRWSKIAKHLPGRTDNEIKNFWRTRIQKHIKQAENFQSQQSNSDHDHQINDNNYHHHHHNSYASTSSHVSNMAEAMEISYSSPPTYQGTTLEPFTTHHNHQQQQHHHHHHHHQYPSTIPTTTDQSSCCTNDNNNNYWSMEDLWSMQLLNGD is encoded by the exons ATGGACAAAAAACCGTGCAACTCATCTCAAGACCCTGAAGTGAGAAAGGGACCTTGGACAGTGgaagaagatttgattttgatcAACTATATTGCAAATCATGGAGAAGGTGTTTGGAACTCCTTAGCCAAAGCCGCTG gtCTTAAACGCACTGGAAAGAGTTGTAGACTCAGGTGGCTAAACTACCTTCGCCCTGATGTTAGAAGAGGAAATATCACACCTGAGGAACAACTTTTGATCATGGAGCTTCATGCAAAGTGGGGAAACAG GTGGTCCAAGATAGCAAAACATCTACCTGGGAGAACTGACAATGAGATTAAGAATTTCTGGAGGACAAGGATCCAGAAGCATATCAAGCAAGCTGAAAACTTTCAATCACAACAAAGTAATTCTGATCATGATCATCAGATCAATGATAATAattaccatcatcatcatcataatagtTATGCAAGCACTTCTAGCCATGTTTCAAACATGGCTGAGGCAATGGAGATTTCATATTCTTCTCCTCCCACATACCAAGGAACTACATTGGAGCCATTCACAACTCATcacaatcatcaacaacaacaacatcatcatcatcatcatcatcatcaataccCTTCAACAATCCCTACTACTACTGACCAATCTAGTTGTTGTACCaatgacaacaacaacaactattgGAGCATGGAGGATCTCTGGTCCATGCAATTACTCAATGgggattaa